The Chroicocephalus ridibundus chromosome 20, bChrRid1.1, whole genome shotgun sequence genome has a window encoding:
- the SYT2 gene encoding synaptotagmin-2 encodes MTFKQASMMAPEATATTMPVATMENSTEAAGPGESKEDMFTKLRDKFMNELNKIPLPPWALIAIAVVAGLLILTCCFCICKKCCCKKKKNKKEKGKGMKNAMNMKDMKSGNQDDDDAETGLTEGEGEEEEKEPENLGKLQFSLDYDFQANQLTVGILQAAELPALDMGGTSDPYVKVFLLPDKKKKYETKVQKKTLNPAFNETFTFKVPYQELGGKTLVMAIYDFDRFSKHDIIGEVKVPMNTVDLGQPIEEWRDLQSGEKEEPEKLGDICISLRYVPTAGKLTVCILEAKNLKKMDVGGLSDPYVKIHLLQNGKRLKKKKTTVKKKTLNPYFNESFSFEIPFEQIQKVQVVITVLDYDKLGKNEAIGKIFTGCNSTGTELRHWSDMLANPRRPIAQWHSLKPEEEVDAALGKNK; translated from the exons ATGACATTCAAGCAAGCGTCCATGATGGCCCCGGAGGCCACGGCCACCACGATGCCCGTGGCCACGATGGAGAACTCCACCGAGGCTGCGGGGCCAGGCGAGAGCAAGGAGGACATGTTCACCAAGCTGAGGGACAAGTTCATGAATGAGCTCAACAAGATCCCCC TGCCACCCTGGGCCCTCATCGCTATCGCGGTGGTAGCTGGACTCCTCATCCtcacctgctgcttctgcatctgcAAGAAGTGCTGCTgcaagaagaagaagaacaagaaagagaaGGGCAAAGGCATGAAGAATGCCATGAACATGAAGGACATGAAGTCAGGCAATCAG GATGACGATGATGCAGAGACGGGTCTGACGgagggggaaggtgaggaggaggagaaggagccagAGAACCTGGGCAAGCTGCAGTTCTCACTGGACTATGATTTCCAGGCGAACCAG cTGACAGTGGGGATCCTCCAGGCTGCTGAACTGCCAGCTTTGGACATGGGTGGCACCTCAGACCCATACGTCAAGGTGTTCCTGCTTcctgacaagaagaaaaagtatgAGACCAAAGTGCAGAAGAAGACACTCAACCCTGCCTTCAACGAGACCTTCACCTTCAAG GTCCCCTACCAGGAACTGGGTGGGAAGACGCTGGTGATGGCCATCTACGACTTCGATCGCTTCTCCAAGCACGACATCATCGGCGAGGTGAAGGTGCCCATGAACACGGTGGACCTGGGCCAGCCCATTGAGGAGTGGCGGGACCTGCAGAGTGGTGAGAAGGAGGAG cCAGAGAAGCTAGGAGATATCTGCATCTCCCTCCGCTACGTGCCCACGGCCGGGAAACTCACTGTCTGCATCCTGGAGGCCAAGAACCTGAAGAAGATGGATGTTGGGGGTCTCTCAG ATCCCTACGTGAAGATCCACCTGCTGCAGAATGGCAAGAGGTTGAAGAAGAAGAAGACCACAGTCAAGAAGAAGACCCTGAACCCCTACTTCAATGAGTCCTTCAGCTTTGAGATCCCCTTTGAGCAGATACAG AAAGTGCAAGTGGTCATCACAGTGCTGGACTATGACAAGCTGGGGAAGAACGAAGCCATCGGCAAGATCTTCACAGGCTGCAACTCCACTGGCACAGAGCTGCGGCACTGGTCCGACATGCTGGCCAACCCCCGGCGGCCCATTGCCCAGTGGCACTCGCTGAAGCCAGAGGAAGAAGTAGACGCAGCTCTCGGGAAAAACAAATAG